GGGTGACACCACTGTCACCCCCAGGGTGACACAGCTATGTCAGGGGGAGGGTGACATAGCTATGTCACCCCTAGAACCACCATATGAACCATCAAATGAATCATCAGTAAGCCGCACGGCAAAACTGACGCGGCTGAGTGCTCTGGAGAGTCAACAGATAGCCCTGCTGATCAGCTCCGCTCCTGCTAATCAACAGGAAGCGATCACCTCCCAACTGTTGAACGCCCTGGCCAAGGGAACCATCCGTACTTCCCCATCACGCTGGTTGAACGCTGTCATTCGCCGGACAGCGAGCCACATGCATCCACATAGTCCGCCAGGGCTCTCTGAAGCGGACTATGTGAAACGTCTGGTTCAAGGCGGAATATCGACGGAAGACGCACAGCGCATTGCCCAGAAGACCTTTAGTCGCCGCCTAGTCACTTCATCCTTGAACAGTAGGCGGTGCCCCACCGCCCACCAAATCGCCAAAGACTGCGGCTAAACGGGCTACGAGGCACCTGACGACCAGATTCTCGGCTCGATTCGCAATGTGCGCTGACTGACGCTCAGTGAATCACCTTAACCCGCACTTAGCTCAAACCTTCCAATCTCCCTACGCCATACTTGGTTGCCATCCTGAAACCCTCGGGCTAGAGTGCCCCCGTCGTGGTAAGTCCCACGACCGGGCGTGAGAACCCAGATGTTGTCCAAGGCGCGGTAGCGTCATAGTGCAAGCCAGTGGTTATCCATTGTGCTACTGCATATCTATGGCGGACCGTGTGAGGCAGGCTTTTGCCTGGCCGGTTCCCTTGGACGCCGGTTTCTCACCCTTGCACGGTCCGCCTCCTATGCTCGTGAGAAGGCTGGTAGGCGGCTCCTTAATCCGTCCAAGGAGCATAAGGAAAATGCGCTACCCCTTTTTTACCCAAGAGCTCCGCCTTGGGCTTCAGGTCTTGCTGTCCACCTCTGATCTGGAGGTGCGCCATGGCTGAGTTCGAATCCTGCGTTGTACCTTTTCCGCTGCAGCGAAGCCCGCTGCATGAATCCGAACGCTCTCCCCTACCCTCCGAAGCTGCAGCTGAACTACGCGGCGTAATGCTCGGCAATCTGCTTGATCAACTAGCTGAACCGGATGGGCTGCAGCCGGAAGATCTGCGCGTGCGGATCGCTGCTTACTCAGCTCTGGACCTGCTAGATGAGATGGTCGTGCTCTATCGTCGCGCACTATCCGAGGCGCGAGGAGGTACGAGATGAGCAAAGGCGTAATGACCTGCCTTCCATCGCAGGACGGCCATCCAGGCGTGGAGATCATCTGGGCCGCCGACTGTAGAGAGGCATTCAACCAGGGCGCCAGGCTGGCCCAGAGTTGGCTTGACAATGCTCGCAGCGGCTGGCTCTGGGCAGTGATGATCGCCGAGCGCGACTTACTGCCACGCGCAATAGAACGGAGAGCATTCGAAGTGGGCTTCCTCAGCCGCCTCCACCAGCGCATATGCTCACACAGATGCTGTGGTCCATCGGCCAGCCCCCTTTCCCTGGAGCTGTAAAGCAGACGTACGTGAGCCGGCCTTGCCGGCTTACGCTAAACATAAATATGCCAGCAAACTACTGGGACGAACCCCACAGTACAGAGGCCAGATACAGGCCGAGAACGGCCAGAAGAGGACTGATACCCAGCCGTTTATCTCAGCTATCTACCAGGCGATATAGCGCTTGAGCATGGGATGCAGTTAAACCAGCACGTTGCAGATTTCGGCGACTTTGGGAACTGGCCAGCGCGGTCGCAGCGACCCAGTGGCAGCGCTGTTTCTTAGCTTCCTCTATTCGGTGAGAAATCAGTGCTCCATGATAGCCATACCCCCGGGCATCCTTTCGGATTGCAGCCGTTCCAAGGTATGCACTCTTATAAGTGCTGAGCCAAATCGGATAAGCCCCGCTCTATGACGCTACAAATAATAGGTTCGTGATAACGGAGCAGGACCCGTCACGGCTCCCTTGAGCATGAGTGTTCGCCGTAAATAAATCGTAAATTTTTGCACTATACCCTGCGTGATCTTCAAACACGGAGTTAGCATGCCGGCCTCTCTGACTGCCTGGTGAATCACCAAATCATGCTTACACGCGCTCTGCTGCAGTTCCCTGCTACCTGGGCGCGGCCCGAATGAAAGCTCTTATGCACCCTGCCCGGGCCGTCGCCTTGGTGTTTCTTCTGGTGATACTGATCGGCACGGTCTTGTTGATGCTACCCACTGCTAATGCAGAAGGTCAGTCAAGCCACTGGGTGACAGCTCTATTTACCGCAGTGTCGGCAGTATGTGTAACGGGCCTAGTGGTGGTGGACACCGGCGTCTAC
The genomic region above belongs to Pseudomonas sediminis and contains:
- a CDS encoding helix-turn-helix domain-containing protein; its protein translation is MSIKAMNWAWEQPLPPVPKLVLMALADNADDHGYCWPKMKTIAAKCSTSERTVQRTIKTLLAAGLLKKDARFDASGRQVSNGYTLALTYPDKLSPPADDIAREGDTTVTPRVTQLCQGEGDIAMSPLEPPYEPSNESSVSRTAKLTRLSALESQQIALLISSAPANQQEAITSQLLNALAKGTIRTSPSRWLNAVIRRTASHMHPHSPPGLSEADYVKRLVQGGISTEDAQRIAQKTFSRRLVTSSLNSRRCPTAHQIAKDCG
- a CDS encoding LasR-specific antiactivator QslA, with the translated sequence MSKGVMTCLPSQDGHPGVEIIWAADCREAFNQGARLAQSWLDNARSGWLWAVMIAERDLLPRAIERRAFEVGFLSRLHQRICSHRCCGPSASPLSLEL